A region of the Cyanobium usitatum str. Tous genome:
TTAGCCTCCTTAGCCACAAACATATTGAAGCCGGGATAGTCAACCAGCACCACCACATCTGGGCGATGGTTATCCATCTGATGCTTCAGCAACTCCATCACGCGGTGGTGACGGCGAAGACTGCTGATGATCTCCACCAAGCCAACCGCAGAAAGCACTCGCACGTCGGCCAGGATGTCGATGCCGCAGGCGCGCAGTTGGTCACCGCCCACCCCTGCTATCTCTACCCCCGGCACTTGGCGCTGCAGCTCGCGCACCAAGAAGCCGCCATGGAGATCTCCCGACGCCTCACCTGCCACAAACAAAACCCGCCGCCGTCCCAGATCAGCCATGGAAGCGAACACCCGACAGAGCACAAAGACGCTGATCCAGCCAATTCAGTAAGGGAGCCAGACTGGCCCTATCCACCTGAAGCGACACCAAGCTCACCTCCTGGCGAAAACGCTGGGGCAGGCGTTGTCCATCCTTGACGGTGGTGACCAACCGTGCGCCATTGGCGTGGGCCAAATCCAACAAACGCTTCAAGTCTGATTCAGCATAAACGTGGTGATCCGGGAAGGATTCCGTTGCCACCAGCTCGAGTCCGCAGGCCCGCAGAGCGGAAAAAAACTTCCCTGGTAAGCCAATACCGCAGAAGGCCACCAGAGGCTCCTGCTGGAGCTGGGGTGGCGGCAGCAAACAGAAGCGCACATCAAAGCGTGGCTTGTGGCTCGGCCAACCCACGGGGATAGGCGGCAACGGCTCAACAGGCTCTGCACCGGTGAACACCAGCCCATCGGCCCGGGCCAATTGATCCAGGGGCTCGCGTAGCGGGCCCGCCGGAAACACCAGACGGTTGCCCAGTCCGTGCTTTCGATCCAGCAGGGACAGGTCCAAATCACGGCCCAAAGGCCAGTGCTGCAAACCATCGTCCAGCAAGATCACAGTGGCCCCAGCCGCCACCGCCAACGCCGCGCTCTGGCAGCGGTTCGAGCCCACCCAGGCCACACCCTCCCCGAGGCTTTGGGCGTACTCCAGGGCCTCATCCCCCACCTCCGCGCAGGAACTAGAAGAAGAAACCTGGCACGGGTTTCGGCGCCGGGTGCCATAGCCCCGCAGCAGCACCGCCACCCGCCAGCCCCGCTCCTCAAGGCCCTGGGCCAAGGCAATCCCCAGGGGGGTCTTGCCCGTGCCCCCCAGGGTGAGGTTGCCGATCGAAAGCACCGGCACCGAACAACGCCAGCGGCGGGTACTGCGCCGGTGCAGGGTCACGGCGCAGCCATAAAGCCAGCCCAGTGGCCAGAGCAGCCAGGCCTGCCAGCCACGGCGGCGCTGATACCAAAAACGCGGCGTAGTTAAGGGCATTAGATCATTGGCATCCCATTAATTAGATCTAATCAGTGGCACTGCTTCAGCAGCAGTGAAGCAAGCAGCTGGGAGGGGCCGCGCAAGCGCAGGCCCTCCCCATGCCCCTGCGGCAATGGCTGAACCAGCAGGGGCAGGGCAGCCGCCAGGGTTGCTGCCACATCGGCGCACTGCTGCAGGCAGCCAGCCGCCAGCAACGGCTCCAGCAGATCAGAAAAGTTGGCCATGTCGGGGCCGCAGAGCACGGGACGACCCAGGGCCACGGGCTCCAGGGGGTTCTGGCCACCAAGGGCCCGGCCCTGCGGATAAAAACTACCGCCCATCACCACCACGGCCGCTGCGCTGATCCAGGTGCCCATCTCGCCAATTACATCAGCCACCAGCACATCGGGGTTAGGAGCCAAGCCGCCGCCAGCCAGGTCACTCCAGAGCGCCGCCGACAGGCCCAGCTGCCGCGCCTGAGCAAGCACCTCCTGGGCCCGCTGGGGATGGCGCGGTGCCAGCAGCAATCCAAATGGGCGCTGCGTCAGCTGGTTTTCCGCCCAGGCTTCAAGCCATTGCCGCTCTTCGCCGGCATGGCTGCTGGCCAGCAGCAGAACCGATCTACCGGCAAACACCTGCTGCACCACCGCTAGGTATTTGCTGTTGACCGGCGGCGGATCGGCATCGAGCTTGGTGGAGCCCAAGGCGCGCACATCGCGGGCCCCCAGACGCCGAAAGCGCTCGGCATCGGCCTGGGACTGGGCCAGGCATAGCTCCACCCGCGCCAGCAACCAGCCGGCATAAACGGGTAGCCGCCGATGCCGCAGGTAGGAGCGTTGGCTCATGCGGGCATTGATCAAATGCAGATGGGGCATCGCCTGCACCAGCTCAGGCCAGAGCTCCGCCTCCGCCAATACCCCCAGGCAGGGCCGCCAATAGCAGCGAAAGGGCACCAGGGCCAGCCAATGATCTATCGGCACGTATTGGTGAATCGCAGCAGGCGGCAATACCCGGCCAGCCAGGGCGGCGGAGGTGCGTGTCACCGTGGTCACCAGCATCCCTGGCGCTCCAGCACCCTGGCCCAGCGCTCGCAACACGGGCAGCAGGCTGTTGAGTTCGCCCACACTGGCGGCGTGAAACCACAGCAGAGGCCCAGCTGGGCGGCGGCGGCTCGGCCAGCCCAGGCGCTCCCCCAGCCGGAGGGGATCCTCCTTGGCCTGGGCCAGGCGGATCAGCAACAAGATCAGCCAGAGCGGGGTCAGGCCAAGGGAGAGCAGTCGATAGAGCCCCAGCAGCAACCAGGCCTGAGCTCGCTTCACGGGCACTCACCAGCCAGGCTGGCCACCTGACGCAATCGCTCCGCCAGCAGCTCCTGGCTATCCACCAAGCTGTCGTGCAGCCACAGCGGCTCGCCCAGCTGCACAACCACTCGCGACAGGGGCAAGGGCAACACCGACCGGTCCCAGGAGCGCAAGCGATAGCTGCGGGAGCAGGCAACAGAAACCGGCACAATCGGGCAGCCCGATTGCTGGGCAAGATGAGTCACGCCACTTTTGACCAACTCAGCCGGGCCCTTAGGCCCATCTGGAGTGATGCAAACAGGCTGGCATTGCTGCAGAGCGCGGCGCAGGAAGTGGTATGCCTGCAGGCCACCACGGGTGGAGGAACCCTCCACCACCTCCAAACCGCGTAAGCGCACTGCCACTGCCACGATCTGGGCATCCCGATGGCTACTGAGCAGCACAGCCACTCGACGCCTATCAAAGCGACGCAGTAGGGGTATAAAAAAAGCGTGGCGATGCCAGAGGGCGTAAATCACTGCGCCCCCCTGTTCCTGAACCAACCGATAGGTGTCGGGATGGGCCTGAATGCGGATCCGAGCGGTACGCACAAACAGCTCCCCGTAGCAATTGAGAGCAGCACCGGCAAGGCTGGCCAGCAGTCGGTTGTTGAGCAGGGTTCGTTTTTTCACCAAAACAACCCATCAAAAAACCCTACAGATCTGCCGAAAACGGCAATTCTGCAGGGAATCACGGATCAGATCGGCAGCCAACTCAGGCGGAACCAACGCCCACGTAGGAGCCGTAGAAAAACAGCCCAACCACAAAAATAACTGCCATACCGCCGGCTGTTG
Encoded here:
- a CDS encoding lysophospholipid acyltransferase family protein, which encodes MKKRTLLNNRLLASLAGAALNCYGELFVRTARIRIQAHPDTYRLVQEQGGAVIYALWHRHAFFIPLLRRFDRRRVAVLLSSHRDAQIVAVAVRLRGLEVVEGSSTRGGLQAYHFLRRALQQCQPVCITPDGPKGPAELVKSGVTHLAQQSGCPIVPVSVACSRSYRLRSWDRSVLPLPLSRVVVQLGEPLWLHDSLVDSQELLAERLRQVASLAGECP
- a CDS encoding 3-deoxy-D-manno-octulosonic acid transferase, whose amino-acid sequence is MKRAQAWLLLGLYRLLSLGLTPLWLILLLIRLAQAKEDPLRLGERLGWPSRRRPAGPLLWFHAASVGELNSLLPVLRALGQGAGAPGMLVTTVTRTSAALAGRVLPPAAIHQYVPIDHWLALVPFRCYWRPCLGVLAEAELWPELVQAMPHLHLINARMSQRSYLRHRRLPVYAGWLLARVELCLAQSQADAERFRRLGARDVRALGSTKLDADPPPVNSKYLAVVQQVFAGRSVLLLASSHAGEERQWLEAWAENQLTQRPFGLLLAPRHPQRAQEVLAQARQLGLSAALWSDLAGGGLAPNPDVLVADVIGEMGTWISAAAVVVMGGSFYPQGRALGGQNPLEPVALGRPVLCGPDMANFSDLLEPLLAAGCLQQCADVAATLAAALPLLVQPLPQGHGEGLRLRGPSQLLASLLLKQCH
- the lpxK gene encoding tetraacyldisaccharide 4'-kinase; amino-acid sequence: MPLTTPRFWYQRRRGWQAWLLWPLGWLYGCAVTLHRRSTRRWRCSVPVLSIGNLTLGGTGKTPLGIALAQGLEERGWRVAVLLRGYGTRRRNPCQVSSSSSCAEVGDEALEYAQSLGEGVAWVGSNRCQSAALAVAAGATVILLDDGLQHWPLGRDLDLSLLDRKHGLGNRLVFPAGPLREPLDQLARADGLVFTGAEPVEPLPPIPVGWPSHKPRFDVRFCLLPPPQLQQEPLVAFCGIGLPGKFFSALRACGLELVATESFPDHHVYAESDLKRLLDLAHANGARLVTTVKDGQRLPQRFRQEVSLVSLQVDRASLAPLLNWLDQRLCALSGVRFHG